Proteins found in one Chaetodon auriga isolate fChaAug3 chromosome 12, fChaAug3.hap1, whole genome shotgun sequence genomic segment:
- the LOC143329483 gene encoding uncharacterized protein LOC143329483, whose protein sequence is MPSPHNMSNTPVQDPPVQDPPVQDPPVQELSSGSGQTLPSRPFQPNFDPSASKRVCFYKSGDYKFSGHRMVINARTFKTFEALLDALSKKVPLPFGVRTITTPRGTHVVRALDDLHDGGSYVCSDQKRVKPLNLDEVNRRQVPWNTTRPFSAGRRKRQRLQFGQFGRRNEVANRPVKVTERVAVRTPKKLEVIKNRDPTVKRTIVLQRRTAPTFDALLDYLSQILQFPVLKLFSTDGRRVDGLASLILCSGVVVAAGNEPFKLANYSLHRTGQMAQAMYMDTVEPAMLQPRAQNNKSISSGRGSRNFSLSSERYIVEQVNKSRNGSFNGQLHRRNQSFETEVNHRRMSMETCGTGRIGNEHHAFIVPQEDDIEKSFRVNQDGSMTVEMKVHLTIKEEEMLHWTTTLSRSSLSKRTACASVSESGNSSPDSNNAVAKDSSSISEDETKEENHPMGAGKGVGFNDEGVHESYTSTASAKLKAGFKRTPTPGPRHVNKKSSVESVKTLTESGVQESTLGHYSYMERMADGGTTEGYCVVRHSSSSNRPIPKPRKTASAGANKSGSHSSIRSSGVAEVLQIQNNGMEVTETVMHIYESQGCYDNYFANEEYSVDGVPLHGSTPAPESKPSTVSGPCSSSNDCDIDFSTPHSLQRQKEEMLSLSSEPVTPTHEITSKSVTENETRTATNSQTQGTLKKDKTPKSEKKRVTNPARSQKNSTSTSSLDKKQKESINPSKKSKHSSTDKLSSNASVGKKSLSSSESAKSGQKSRGAEKPQIKKVGKEEKTARKEQALLASTENVKRTPPQRQTMNKAAAKDNGHNVNTPTGRPQMKKNMSDILQPKKSLLPGKKTISKPKSMIENRASSPKKASELSESFSMPSLNPSPSEIHQYVESWLEKVSADPAPYTEEAITDESEPQTKVLFQIGGDSESDEKSECQTNLGEYYPSPGDAVKKSPSCLSVPLCNAEPATALLHNEQYMRGLCVSMPSVRVDPVQQENRLRAHRSAEAIGPADNDSSSTSNPLSPEAKLKPALRQLCSSIQCIRRVPDTNTMSNLEKSNSLPDFPTQVASVFGSSCKAFLSFLSVMTLRDVLTGSVQGDVSQSRCSSEAMLMMESLQKISAFDDEQEQRASLTDLQSRASSNLRERWKDFQILRERLESEPLSPKFSETEFALDMVSEGGDVFEDQHLVIDELMEELNMPEDLRAQISSTIQQAKGFYPVEESTFVETERPSDSEEDVEKFVEESDNETKQSPECDTIAEDITQTKQGEDDNEQTKMMTESEQEPDKDQETGSDVKESEISQTERDEPFKDKENEDKEQVEEDGEEVNDREGGDTKELHDDDGQETETGEREREEEAEERAVTEEKMDDSGQEEREAEEGKEEEEGSVEKAEQGTEEEMTLYEEEEEEEEGEELHVGEKEVTEETADGLMDEEDQEARENDGVETDEREGVEEAEEEEEVVDEIDEEADDEEKGEEGGAVMKKGGGVEEETDEVTEETDEGEEGGNNVDEVQEEEGEEEEEADTFSVNVEEEAQEGAEEMMEVIEEKDEEEEVHNLIEEMEEEEEETDVVTEKDVENEITEEEEEEEEEEGEGADVVTEKDVENEVTEEEEEEEEEEGEGADVVTEKGVENEVTEEEEEEEEEEGADVVTEKDVENEVTEEEEEEEDEEGADVVTEKGVENEVTEVEEGEEEEMEEVIDEDDGEDVVKENDEEEEKTEVVSEENNEEDEEEQDREQEEEEEKDVEGKNKEERVITDEEEEEEEETDKNIEEQEHAEGEESRKEPEKTGDSPEEESVEEEEVVEEEEEGMKAEQMRDEEDRDDDDEENKSNEFSEVEEQESKDGSEEENAPDDADGVVVDMDCKILLEEASYLQQQSSCEEETNADTNAAQHDNESPTKYSSEGQCEADKGTGSDSVNELETGEGGGRSSSLPHPVEISQELLDFVNSALQSSSLIFTYDAQGNIRIEPDTARVVQNNLTFIPTSKEDSSYGLKCLPSPSTSELSDYRPETSESGGYQSQDSVDIVTESGEEASEKPFPVRRHVTDISEGRANMERASSKLSAASNSQALQNSRLKSGGSFSSFDTGTKASGEDLSYFSAGSSQKAEAEAAKEDTQSIPFASEKDSADGVLIDRGRWLLKENHLIRKSPPVSLGMYGNADSTSLDTGQENTSEDSLSPHKTKHNPLAAISSSELEEMAKPPTPKCTYYNMPHGSDSDPFLDDSSFKSGKRDTSSVNGRGFRVSPTIDTSKTWASKNGSLSSFASVEFKIPDRKVHPEGEPSAVTQPRRTSSGGGSVLQAQDSLDTLHVRCGQYCPIL, encoded by the exons ATG cCATCTCcacacaacatgagcaacacaCCCGTCCAGGACCCACCTGTCCAGGACCCACCTGTCCAGGACCCACCTGTCCAGGAATTGTCCTCTGGCAGTGGCCAAACGTTACCCTCCCGACCCTTCCAGCCCAACTTTGATCCCTCGGCGTCTAAAAGAGTATGTTTCTACAAAAGTGGTGACTATAAATTCAGCGGGCATCGCATGGTCATCAATGCCCGCACCTTCAAGACATTTGAAGCTCTACTGGATGCTCTGTCCAAAAAAGTGCCTCTGCCATTTGGAGTGAGGACCATCACCACACCTCGCGGGACCCACGTGGTTAGGGCTTTGGATGACTTACACGATGGGGGATCATATGTGTGTTCTGATCAGAAACGGGTCAAGCCATTAAACCTGGATGAGGTGAACCGACGGCAGGTACCGTGGAACACCACCAGGCCCTTCAGTGCAGGGCGCCGGAAGCGGCAGCGACTCCAGTTTGGTCAGTTTGGCAGAAGGAATGAAGTCGCCAACAGGCCAGTGAAGGTCACGGAGAGGGTGGCCGTACGGACACCAAAGAAACTTGAGGTCATCAAGAACAGGGACCCCACTGTTAAACGCACAATTGTGTTGCAGAGAAGAACAGCACCAACATTTGACGCATTACTGGATTACCTTTCCCAGATCCTGCAGTTCCCGGTGCTGAAACTCTTCTCGACAGATGGCAGAAGA GTTGATGGTCTTGCATCTCTTATCCTGTGCTCTGGAGTTGTTGTGGCAGCAGGCAACGAGCCATTCAAATTAGCAAACTACAGTCTTCACAGAACAGGGCAGATGGCACAGGCAATGTACATGGATACTGTGGAACCAGCTATGTTGCAGCCCAGAGCTC AGAACAACAAATCCATCTCGAGTGGAAGAGGATCAAGAAATTTTTCCTTATCCTCAGAGAGATATATTGTCGAGCAAGTAAACAAGTCCCGAAATGGAAGCTTTAACGGCCAACTGCATCGTCGAAACCAATCATTTGAAACAGAGGTCAACCATCGTCGCATGTCCATGGAGACCTGTGGAACTGGGAGGATCGGCAATGAGCACCATGCTTTCATTGTACCTCAGGAAGATGACATCGAAAAGTCTTTCCGTGTGAATCAAGACGGCAGCATGACAGTGGAGATGAAAGTTCATCTGACCATTAAAGAAGAGGAGATGCTCCACTGGACGACCACACTCAGCCGCTCCAGCCTTAGCAAGAGGACAGCTTGTGCCTCAGTTTCTGAGTCGGGGAACAGCTCACCTGACTCAAACAACGCCGTTGCCAAAGACTCCTCTAGCATCAGTGAAGATGAAACGAAGGAGGAGAACCATCCTATGGGAGCTGGAAAGGGTGTCGGCTTTAACGACGAGGGAGTACATGAGAGCTACACTTCCACAGCCTCAGCAAAACTAAAAGCAGGTTTCAAACGCACTCCTACACCAGGTCCTCGGCATGTTAATAAAAAGTCTTCTGTTGAGAGTGTGAAGACGCTGACAGAGTCAGGGGTTCAAGAGAGCACACTGGGACATTATTCCTACATGGAGAGGATGGCTGATGGTGGGACAACTGAGGGATACTGCGTtgtcagacacagcagcagcagcaacaggccaATCCCAAAACCTCGGAAAACGGCATCAGCAGGGGCGAACAAGAGCGGCTCCCACTCCTCCATCAGGTCATCGGGAGTAGCCGAGGTTCTTCAGATACAGAATAACGGGATGGAGGTTACAGAGACTGTGATGCATATTTATGAGAGTCAAGGCTGCTACGACAACTACTTTGCAAATGAGGAATATAGCGTAGATGGTGTACCTTTGCATGGTTCCACTCCAGCACCAGAGAGCAAACCATCCACTGTCTCAGGGCCGTGTTCATCCAGCAATGATTGTGACATTGATTTTTCAACTCCTCACTCACTACaaaggcagaaagaggagatgTTATCATTGTCATCAGAACCAGTAACTCCGACACATGAGATTACGAGCAAGTCAGTGACTGAGAATGAGACCAGAACTGCAACAAACTCTCAAACACAGGGGAcactaaaaaaagacaaaactccTAAAAGTGAGAAGAAAAGGGTAACTAACCCTGCTAGGAGTCAGAAGAATTCGACTTCAACAAGCAGCTTGGATAAAAAGCAAAAGGAAAGTATAAACCCctcaaaaaaaagcaaacattcatCTACAGACAAGCTCAGCAGCAATGCCAGTGTGGGAAAAAAGAGTCTGAGCTCATCAGAAAGTGCTAAAAGTGGtcaaaagagcagaggagcggAAAAGCCTCAAATTAAGAAAGTAGGTAAGGAGGAAAAGACGGCCAGGAAAGAGCAAGCCTTATTAGCTagcactgaaaatgtgaaaaggacCCCACCTCAGAGACAAACCATGAATAAAGCAGCTGCTAAAGATAATGGCCATAATGTAAATACTCCAACTGGAAGGCCTCAAATGAAGAAGAACATGTCGGACATTTTGCAACCCAAAAAATCTCTTTTGCCTGGCAAAAAGACAATTAGCAAACCCAAATCCATGATTGAAAACAGAGCATCGTCACCTAAAAAGGCTTCAGAGTTGAGTGAGAGTTTTTCGATGCCTTCTCTCAATCCTTCACCCTCTGAAATCCACCAATATGTTGAGAGCTGGTTGGAGAAGGTCAGCGCCGACCCAGCGCCGTACACTGAGGAGGCCATCACAGATGAATCAGAGCCTCAGACAAAGGTTTTGTTTCAGATCGGTGGTGACTCTGAATCTGATGAAAAGAGTGAATGCCAGACTAATCTAGGTGAGTATTATCCATCGCCTGGTGATGCTGTCAAGAAATCCCCTTCTTGTCTATCAGTCCCTCTTTGCAACGCAGAGCCAGCTACAGCTCTGCTGCACAATGAACAATATATGAGAGGTTTATGTGTTTCCATGCCGAGTGTCAGAGTCGATCCTGTACAGCAGGAGAACAGACTGAGGGCGCACAGATCTGCAGAGGCCATCGGTCCAGCTGACAATGACTCATCATCTACATCCAACCCTTTAAGCCCCGAAGCAAAGCTAAAACCTGCCCTGCGGCAACTTTGTTCATCGATCCAGTGCATCAGGAGGGTGCCTGACACCAACACGATGTCCAATCTTGAGAAGTCCAACAGCCTTCCTGATTTCCCAACGCAAGTGGCTTCAGTGTTCGGCTCGTCCTGTAAAGCCTTCCTGTCATTCTTATCAGTGATGACTCTGCGAGACGTCTTAACAGGATCTGTGCAGGGAGATGTCAGCCAATCGAGATGCAGCTCCGAGGCCATGCTGATGATGGAATCCCTGCAGAAAATTTCTGCCTTTGATGacgagcaggagcagagggcaAGTTTGACGGATCTGCAAAGCAGAGCGTCTTCTAACCTCAGAGAACGCTGGAAGGACTTCCAGATCCTGAGGGAAAGGCTTGAGAGTGAACCGCTGTCTCCCAAGTTTTCAGAAACAGAATTTGCCCTGGACATGGTCTCCGAAGGGGGTGACGTATTTGAGGATCAGCATTTGGTTATTGACGAGCTGATGGAGGAACTGAATATGCCAGAAGACCTCAGGGCACAGATTTCTTCAACAATCCAACAAGCTAAAGGTTTTTACCCTGTAGAGGAGAGCACTTTTGTAGAGACTGAAAGACCGTCAGACTCAGAGGAAGATGTGGAAAAATTTGTTGAAGAATCCgacaatgaaacaaaacaatcacCGGAGTGTGATACTATCGCTGAGGACATTACTCAGACAAAACAGGGTGAAGATGATAATGAGCAGACCAAGATGATGACGGAGTCAGAGCAAGAACCTGATAAAGATCAGGAAACAGGCAGTGATGTGAAAGAGTCAGAAAtatcacagacagaaagagatgagCCCTTCaaggacaaagaaaatgaagacaagGAACAGGTAGAGGAGGATGGGGAGGAGGTGAATGACAGAGAGGGTGGAGATACAAAAGAGctacatgatgatgatggtcaagagactgaaacaggagaaagggaaagggaggaagaggcagaagagagggcagtgacagaagaaaaaatggaTGACAGTGgacaggaggaaagggaagcagaggaaggaaaagaagaggaggagggaagtgtTGAGAAAGCAGAGCaagggacagaggaagagatgacactgtatgaggaggaggaggaggaggaggagggggaggaattACACGTaggagaaaaagaagtgacTGAGGAGACAGCTGATGGGCTAATGGATGAAGAAGATCAAGAAGCAAGAGAGAATGATGGTGttgagacagatgagagagagggtgttgaggaagcagaggaggaagaagaggtggtGGATGAGATTGATGAAGAGgcagatgatgaagaaaagggggaggaagggggagcTGTGATGAAGAAAGGTGGAGGGGTTGAAGAAGAAACAGATGAGGTAACTGAAGAGAcagatgaaggagaggaaggaggtaATAATGTCGACGAagtgcaggaagaggagggggaggaagaagaagaagcagataCTTTTTCTGTGAATGTAGAGGAGGAAGCACAGGAAGGTGCCGAGGAAATGATGGAGGTTATCgaggagaaagatgaggaagaggaggtacACAATCTAAttgaagagatggaggaggaggaggaagaaacagatGTGGTTACTGAGAAAGATGTAGAGAATGAGAttactgaggaggaagaggaggaggaggaagaggagggagaaggggcAGATGTGGTTACTGAGAAAGATGTCGAGAATGAGGttactgaggaggaagaggaggaggaggaagaggagggagaaggggcAGATGTGGTTACTGAGAAAGGTGTAGAGAATGAGGtgactgaggaggaagaggaggaggaggaggaggaaggggcaGATGTGGTTACTGAGAAAGATGTAGAGAATGAGGtgactgaggaggaagaggaggaggaggatgaggaaggggCAGATGTGGTTACTGAGAAAGGTGTAGAGAATGAGGTtactgaggtggaggagggtgaggaggaggaaatggaggaggTTATTGATGAGGATGATGGAGAAGATGTTGTGAAAGAAAacgatgaggaagaagagaaaactgaGGTAGTTAGTGAGGAAAAcaatgaggaagatgaggaggaacaaGATAGagaacaagaagaggaagaagagaaggatgTTGAGggtaaaaataaagaagaaagagtgatcacagatgaggaagaggaagaagaagaagaaactgacaAGAACATAGAAGAGCAGGAGCATGCTGAGGGTgaggagagcaggaaagagCCGGAGAAAACAGGAGACAGTCCGGAGGAAGAATCggtagaagaggaagaagtcgtagaggaagaagaagaaggcatgAAAGCAGAGCAAATGCGAGATGAAGAGGacagggatgatgatgatgaagaaaataaaagtaatgaGTTCAGTGAGGTGGAAGAGCAAGAATCAAAGGATGGGTCGGAGGAAGAAAACGCTCCTGATGATGCAGACGGTGTCGTTGTTGACATGGACTGTAAAATCCTCCTGGAGGAGGCCTcgtatttacagcagcagagcagctgtgaggaggagaCAAACGCAGATACTAATGCAGCACAGCATGACAATGAGTCTCCAACCAAATACTCCTCTGAGGGTCAGTGTGAGGCTGATAAAGGTACAGGATCGGACTCTGTGAATGAACTTgaaacaggagagggagggggcagaAGCAGCAGTCTGCCACATCCAGTGGAGATATCACAGGAATTACTCGACTTTGTTAACTCTGCCCTACAATCCTCTTCGCTTATATTCACATACGACGCTCAGGGGAACATCAGGATAGAGCCAGATACTGCTCGAGTTGTACAAAATAATCTCACCTTTATTCCAACAAGTAAAGAGGATAGTTCATACGGCTTAAAGTGTCTCCCGAGCCCGAGCACCTCAGAATTGTCTGATTACAGGCCGGAAACGTCGGAGAGTGGAGGATATCAAAGTCAAGACTCGGTAGATATTGTCACAGAGAGCGGAGAAGAGGCCTCAGAGAAACCTTTTCCAGTACGTAGACACGTGACTGACATCTCTGAAGGGAGAGCAAACATGGAGCGAGCCAGCTCCAAACTGTCTGCTGCAAGTAATTCACAAGCTTTGCAGAATTCCCGATTAAAAAGTGGAGGGAGCTTCTCTTCTTTTGACACAGGCACTAAAGCCTCGGGGGAGGATCTGTCTTATTTCAGTGCTGGAAGCTCACAGAAGGCAGAAGCCGAAGCTGCCAAGGAGGACACACAGTCCATTCCTTTCGCCTCAGAGAAAGACTCAGCTGACGGGGTTTTGATCGACCGAGGGAGATGGCTGCTGAAGGAGAATCACCTGATCAGAAAGTCTCCTCCAGTCTCCCTGGGAATGTATGGCAATGCAGACAGCACATCTCTAGATACAGGCCAGGAGAACACCAGCGAGGATTCCCTGTCTCCTCATAAGACCAAGCACAACCCTCTTGCAGCCATATCCTCATCAGAGCTTGAGGAGATGGCAAAGCCTCCAACTCCAAAGTGCACCTACTACAACATGCCACATGGAAGCGATTCAGACCCCTTTTTGGATGATTCCAGCTTCAAAAGTGGGAAACGGGATACAAGCAGTGTCAATGGGAGAGGCTTCAGGGTGTCGCCTACCATTGACACTTCCAAAACCTGGGCAAGTAAAAATGGCAGTCTGTCTTCATTTGCATCAGTTGAGTTTAAAATACCAGACAGAAAAGTGCATCCTGAGGGCGAGCCCTCTGCTGTGACACAGCCAAGAAGGACATCTAGTGGAGGAGGGAGTGTACTGCAAGCCCAGGACTCCCTGGACACGCTTCACGTGAGGTGTGGCCAATACTGTCCCATACTATAA
- the tcea1 gene encoding transcription elongation factor A protein 1 yields the protein MGKKEEEEIIRIAKKMDKMAQKKNGAGALDLLKELRCVPMTLELLQSTRIGMSVNAIRKQSTDEEVTSLAKSLIKSWKKLLDEPGGGDKPSDEKRKEQTTPVVSPSQGSPEAKEESSSSSNSSSKSEPTEVTPNTLINTFPRAPSTSDSIRLKCREMISNALQTGDDYIAIGADCDELGAQVEECIFQEFKNTDMKYKNRVRSRISNLKDMKNPNLRRTVLCGSVTPERMAKMTAEEMASDELKEMRKNLTKEAVRDHQMATTGGTQTDLFTCGKCKGKCCTYTQVQTRSADEPMTTFVFCNQCGNRWKFC from the exons ATGGgcaaaaaggaggaagaggagattaTCAGAATTGCGAAGAAGATGGATAAAATGGCGCAGAAGAAGAACGGG gcagGGGCTTTGGACCTATTGAAGGAGCTGCGCTGTGTCCCCATGACTCTCGAGCTGCTTCAG TCTACCAGAATCGGGATGTCCGTTAACGCTATCCGCAAACAGAGCACTGACGAGGAGGTGACATCCCTAGCCAAGTCCTTGATCAAATCATGGAAGAAGCTTTTGG ATGAGCCTGGTGGTGGAGACAAACCTTCAGACgaaaagaggaaagaacaaACAACACCTGTGGTTTCTCCATCACAGGGAAGCCCAGAGGCAAAAGAAGAAAG cagctccagcagtaaCTCCAGCAGCAAGAGCGAGCCCACTGAAGTTACACCCAACACATTAATCAACACTTTTCCTCGTGCTCCCAGCACCTCCGACTCGATCAGGCTCAAGTGCAGAGAGATGATATCCAACGCTCTGCAGACTGGAG atGATTATATTGCTATTGGTGCTGATTGTGATGAACTTGGAGCACAGGTTGAGGAAT GTATCTTCCAAGAATTTaagaacacagacatgaaatacAAGAACCGTGTGCGGAGCCGAATCTCGAACCTGAAGGATATGAAAAACCCCAATCTAAGGAGGACCGTGTTATGTGGGAGTGTAACCCCTGAGCGGATGGCTAAGATGACTGCAGAG GAAATGGCCAGtgatgagctgaaggaaatgagaaagaatTTGACCAAAGAGGCTGTCAGGGACCACCAGATGGCCACCACTGGAGGCACTCAGACTGATCTGTTCACCTGTGGCAAGTGCAAGGGGAAGTGCTGCACCTACACACAG GTTCAGACTCGCAGTGCTGATGAGCCAATGACCACGTTTGTCTTCTGCAATCAATGCGGGAATAGATGGAAG TTCTGCTGA
- the rgs20 gene encoding regulator of G-protein signaling 20 isoform X2, giving the protein MGSERMEMRKRQMSVQQESAAGGTAPAQQGQPGQANPRGSNACCFCWCCCCSCSWNEDRDERSRKASYDVKEGTADCEDCPKPTLEEVRSWGQSFDKLMCCPAGRNSFRQFLRTEFSEENMLFWLACDEFSKEANKSVVEEKARVIYEDYISILSPKEVSLDSRVREAINRNMQEPNLHTFDDAQLQIYTLMQRDSYPRYINSPAYKNLLNTLSEQSPES; this is encoded by the exons ATGGGATCAGAGCGGATGGAGATGCGAAAGAGGCAGATGTCGGTGCAGCAGGAGTCGGCAGCGGGGGGAACTGCACCGGCCCAGCAGGGCCAGCCGGGCCAGGCCAACCCACGGGGCTCAAATGCATGTTGcttctgctggtgctgctgctgtagctgttcCTG GAATGAAGACCGGGATGAGAGGAGCCGGAAGGCTTCTTACGACGTCAAGGAAGGGACCGCCGACTGTGAAGACTG TCCGAAGCCCACGCTGGAGGAGGTGCGCTCATGGGGGCAGTCGTTTGACAAGCTGATGTGCTGCCCAGCGGGGAGGAACTCTTTCCGACAGTTTCTTCGCACCGAGTTCAGCGAGGAGAACATGCTCTTCTGGTTAGCCTGTGATGAGTTCAGCAAAGAGGCCAATAAGAGTGTGGTAGAGGAAAAGGCCCGGGTCATCTACGAGGACTACATCTCCATTCTCTCGCCTAAAGAG GTGAGCCTTGACTCCCGTGTGCGTGAGGCGATCAACAGGAACATGCAGGAACCCAACTTGCACACGTTCGACGATGCCCAGCTGCAGATCTACACACTAATGCAAAGAGACTCGTACCCCCGCTACATTAACTCCCCAGCCTACAAAAACCTGCTCAACACTCTGTCAGAGCAGTCCCCCGAATCTTAG
- the rgs20 gene encoding regulator of G-protein signaling 20 isoform X1, with the protein MPCVRALRQWEIRPTSALRGIRRTRSLMWQPIRGLARTCRHSMGYLLNDNDPVQEEQEMACLEPMGSERMEMRKRQMSVQQESAAGGTAPAQQGQPGQANPRGSNACCFCWCCCCSCSWNEDRDERSRKASYDVKEGTADCEDCPKPTLEEVRSWGQSFDKLMCCPAGRNSFRQFLRTEFSEENMLFWLACDEFSKEANKSVVEEKARVIYEDYISILSPKEVSLDSRVREAINRNMQEPNLHTFDDAQLQIYTLMQRDSYPRYINSPAYKNLLNTLSEQSPES; encoded by the exons ATGCCATGTGTTAGAGCGCTGAGGCAGTGGGAGATCAGGCCCACGTCTGCTCTGCGGGGGATCAGACGCACCAGGTCCCTGATGTGGCAGCCGATACGGGGACTGGCCCGGACCTGCCGGCATAGTATGGGATACCTGTTAAACGACAATGACCCGGTCcaagaggagcaggagatggCGTGCCTTGAG CCCATGGGATCAGAGCGGATGGAGATGCGAAAGAGGCAGATGTCGGTGCAGCAGGAGTCGGCAGCGGGGGGAACTGCACCGGCCCAGCAGGGCCAGCCGGGCCAGGCCAACCCACGGGGCTCAAATGCATGTTGcttctgctggtgctgctgctgtagctgttcCTG GAATGAAGACCGGGATGAGAGGAGCCGGAAGGCTTCTTACGACGTCAAGGAAGGGACCGCCGACTGTGAAGACTG TCCGAAGCCCACGCTGGAGGAGGTGCGCTCATGGGGGCAGTCGTTTGACAAGCTGATGTGCTGCCCAGCGGGGAGGAACTCTTTCCGACAGTTTCTTCGCACCGAGTTCAGCGAGGAGAACATGCTCTTCTGGTTAGCCTGTGATGAGTTCAGCAAAGAGGCCAATAAGAGTGTGGTAGAGGAAAAGGCCCGGGTCATCTACGAGGACTACATCTCCATTCTCTCGCCTAAAGAG GTGAGCCTTGACTCCCGTGTGCGTGAGGCGATCAACAGGAACATGCAGGAACCCAACTTGCACACGTTCGACGATGCCCAGCTGCAGATCTACACACTAATGCAAAGAGACTCGTACCCCCGCTACATTAACTCCCCAGCCTACAAAAACCTGCTCAACACTCTGTCAGAGCAGTCCCCCGAATCTTAG